In Monodelphis domestica isolate mMonDom1 chromosome 4, mMonDom1.pri, whole genome shotgun sequence, one DNA window encodes the following:
- the LOC100030353 gene encoding olfactory receptor 10S1, whose amino-acid sequence METEWSNQTLVTHFILEGLANTSEYPILFFFLFLLIYTITVVGNFFILLTVSLDPHLHSPMYHFLGHLSFLDACLSTVTVPKVLAGLLTPEGKVISFGGCAVQLYSFHFLASTECFLYTVMAYDRYLAISQPLKYPVVMNQQVCAGLAGATWATGAIHSAIHTSLTFRLPYCGPSHVDYFFCDIPPVLKLACTETALNELVMLANIGIVATGCLLLIIISYVFIVASVLKIRTADGRRNAFSTCTAHLTVVFLYYMPPICIYIQPRSSGAGVGAPAVFYTIVTPMLNPFIYTLRNKEVKRALRRLLGHGPRES is encoded by the coding sequence ATGGAGACAGAGTGGTCAAACCAAACACTGGTGACCCACTTCATTCTGGAGGGGCTGGCAAACACATCGGAGTACCCCATattattcttcttcctcttcctcctcatctacACCATCACTGTGGTGGGGAACTTCTTCATTCTGCTGACAGTGAGCTTGGATCCTCACCTTCACTCCCCAATGTACCACTTTCTGGGCCACTTGTCCTTCCTGGATGCATGTTTGTCCACAGTCACTGTGCCCAAAGTCTTGGCAGGACTCCTCACTCCAGAAGGAAAGGTAATATCCTTTGGGGGCTGTGCTGTACAGCtctattcctttcatttcttggCCAGTACTGAATGTTTTCTATATACTGTCATGGCCTATGACCGATATTTGGCCATCAGTCAGCCCTTGAAATACCCAGTTGTCATGAATCAGCAGGTGTGTGCAGGATTAGCTGGGGCTACTTGGGCTACTGGTGCCATACACTCTGCTATCCACACTTCTCTCACCTTCCGCCTGCCCTACTGTGGGCCTTCCCATGTTGACTATTTCTTTTGTGACATCCCCCCTGTTCTGAAGCTGGCTTGTACAGAGACTGCCCTCAATGAACTAGTCATGCTGGCTAACATTGGCATTGTTGCTACAGGCTGCCTACTCCTTATCATCATCTCTTATGTCTTCATTGTGGCATCTGTACTGAAAATTCGTACTGCAGATGGGCGCCGCAATGCCTTTTCTACGTGCACAGCACACCTTACAGTGGTATTCCTCTATTATATGCCCCCCATATGCATCTACATTCAGCCTCGCTCTAGTGGGGCAGGGGTAGGAGCCCCAGCTGTCTTCTACACAATTGTCACCCCCATGCTTAACCCTTTCATTTATACCTTGAGAAATAAGGAAGTGAAACGAGCTCTGAGAAGACTTCTGGGCCATGGACCTAGAGAGTCATGA